TGAAGTTTTTCTGGTCAACTTTACTGCTCGTTGTTGCACTAGCTTCTTGTAGCTATGGCAATATCTATGGATTCGTGAGTAAAAGCAGTTTTATAACTACTTTATCTATatctcattatttttaacagcGTGTCGAAGCTGAGCCACCCATTCAGATGTCGCAGTGCCCGGCCTACGATGATCCTAATCACCTTGTGATGTTAAGCTACCCGAATAATTGTCGCAAGTATTATACTTGTCTGAAAGGTCTGGCCCATGCTCATCAGTGTcctgaaaattattattggaGTCAGCTAACTTATCGCTGTGACTTTAAACAGTACTCGAATTGCGAACAGACCTACGAGTATCCAACCCTAGAAATCGAGCAGTATAGTCCTTATCCAGGCGACTGCAATCTCTACTATGAAAATCGAATTCTTCGCTGCCCCGTTAACTATCATTGGAATGCACAGACACAACGCTGCGATCTGCCACAATTTGCGGGCTGCGCTGCACCAACTCCTCAATATCCAACATGGAACCCAATTACCCCAGCAATTGTGCCAACTGCCGCTACGCCACCTACTGTGATACCTTTCCCTAATGAATCGACTGTCCCGATTGATCCTGCATATTATTGTAGCAATACTGGCCAAGGCAACTATCTGCCATATCCGGGAGATTGCCACAA
This is a stretch of genomic DNA from Drosophila albomicans strain 15112-1751.03 chromosome 3, ASM965048v2, whole genome shotgun sequence. It encodes these proteins:
- the LOC117566474 gene encoding peritrophin-1; translation: MLKFFWSTLLLVVALASCSYGNIYGFRVEAEPPIQMSQCPAYDDPNHLVMLSYPNNCRKYYTCLKGLAHAHQCPENYYWSQLTYRCDFKQYSNCEQTYEYPTLEIEQYSPYPGDCNLYYENRILRCPVNYHWNAQTQRCDLPQFAGCAAPTPQYPTWNPITPAIVPTAATPPTVIPFPNESTVPIDPAYYCSNTGQGNYLPYPGDCHKFIYCGPIATVLYCPEGLFWNLNTQSCDLSTVGC